The Lysinibacillus pakistanensis genome includes a window with the following:
- a CDS encoding YopX family protein produces the protein MNAIKFRAKITNPNHLSYGEIVEVEWLDLKNKRITFNGVATALGFGIVEQANDGEFKLLQYSGHNDLDDNEIYAGHIVRIYDDEENDDGWNEEVIFHQGAFCAGDENFIGNVHFRSRIIGDVFKDKKLLSN, from the coding sequence GTGAATGCTATTAAATTTCGAGCAAAAATTACGAATCCTAACCATTTAAGTTATGGGGAAATTGTAGAAGTTGAATGGCTTGATTTAAAAAACAAACGTATTACTTTCAATGGAGTTGCAACAGCATTAGGTTTTGGAATTGTTGAGCAAGCCAATGATGGAGAATTTAAATTACTACAATACAGTGGACACAACGATTTAGATGATAACGAAATATATGCTGGGCATATTGTCCGTATTTATGATGATGAAGAAAATGATGACGGATGGAACGAAGAAGTTATCTTTCATCAGGGAGCATTTTGTGCAGGGGATGAAAATTTTATTGGTAACGTGCACTTTAGATCACGAATCATAGGTGATGTTTTTAAAGATAAAAAGCTATTATCCAATTGA
- a CDS encoding DUF3888 domain-containing protein, translating into MKKGLSALIISITLVLFFLPRTVLGFGPTQDSNELRLQDMLILILTPYIEKDLTNYYYPKIFKDVSPRVTPWKIELIETKRNHFRGFDLQITFEIEPTDGGHNISLGKDRMTYEISFGPEVKLINHTHLKTYKYPPE; encoded by the coding sequence ATGAAAAAGGGCCTATCTGCTTTAATAATATCAATTACTCTTGTTTTATTTTTCCTACCAAGGACAGTATTAGGGTTTGGACCCACTCAGGATTCTAACGAACTTAGATTACAGGATATGCTAATCTTAATACTTACCCCTTATATCGAAAAAGATTTGACTAACTATTATTACCCGAAGATTTTTAAGGATGTTTCACCTCGTGTAACTCCGTGGAAAATTGAATTGATTGAAACTAAAAGAAATCATTTTCGAGGCTTTGATTTGCAAATTACTTTTGAAATTGAACCAACTGATGGCGGTCACAATATTTCATTAGGAAAGGATCGAATGACTTATGAAATATCTTTTGGACCTGAGGTTAAATTGATAAATCACACTCATCTAAAGACGTATAAATATCCACCAGAATAA
- a CDS encoding DUF4177 domain-containing protein gives MELLSTVKGHKPIRAVASANAAAFLCYNLVKKELFLMYEYKFVKIEFKKISGRPTEDYREVIKNHAKEGWRFIQILTPDFTTAPGMGTYYELIFERPQNT, from the coding sequence ATGGAGTTGTTAAGCACCGTCAAAGGGCATAAACCAATTCGAGCTGTAGCGTCTGCAAACGCTGCAGCTTTTTTATGTTATAATCTGGTTAAAAAGGAGCTGTTTCTAATGTACGAATATAAGTTTGTTAAAATTGAGTTTAAAAAAATATCAGGTAGACCTACCGAAGATTACCGAGAAGTAATTAAAAATCACGCAAAAGAAGGTTGGAGATTTATTCAAATCTTAACTCCTGACTTTACTACTGCACCTGGGATGGGTACTTATTATGAACTAATTTTCGAGAGACCACAAAATACATAA
- a CDS encoding LuxR C-terminal-related transcriptional regulator, producing MKLLTQDKLDAMITDYHWMVNAIKEMRAEMVVGAKTAQYGIEATLPKAIGGVGDPIMQEAIRRSKNIKRVAEYEKKLLEVQRLLDRVSGDREVQVLNWMLDGKSQRWIGQHMALSATSIKRIKDNIVKQMMRDLCS from the coding sequence ATGAAATTACTAACACAAGACAAGCTAGACGCAATGATTACAGACTACCACTGGATGGTTAACGCCATCAAAGAAATGCGTGCAGAAATGGTCGTTGGGGCAAAGACGGCACAGTATGGTATCGAGGCTACATTACCGAAAGCAATTGGTGGAGTAGGCGATCCGATTATGCAGGAGGCTATTCGACGTTCGAAGAACATCAAACGTGTTGCTGAGTATGAGAAGAAGCTTTTAGAGGTTCAGAGACTTTTAGACAGAGTTTCAGGCGATAGAGAGGTGCAAGTCCTTAATTGGATGCTAGACGGTAAATCACAGCGTTGGATAGGCCAACACATGGCTTTATCCGCAACGAGCATTAAGCGGATTAAAGATAATATTGTGAAACAGATGATGAGGGACCTTTGCTCTTAG
- a CDS encoding galactose oxidase, with translation MTITLLNEVQKEYDLSTEEVQAFLTWFDERTKGNGLEEYAFEKTWNKGPFSNRTECIIYSKIIMFEVDEYVIEM, from the coding sequence TTGACTATCACATTGTTAAATGAAGTGCAAAAAGAATATGACTTATCTACTGAAGAAGTACAAGCGTTCCTTACATGGTTTGATGAACGTACTAAGGGAAATGGACTAGAAGAATATGCATTTGAAAAAACATGGAATAAAGGACCATTCTCTAATCGAACTGAGTGCATTATCTACAGTAAAATAATTATGTTTGAAGTTGATGAATATGTTATTGAAATGTAA